TAAAATGCTTTCTATCGCTTTCATTGTCCGTCTGTCCGATGATAAAAATGGTCGCCAGAAATCCGCAAATGCTGACTGTAAAAACACCTACCGCTATAGAAAACCAATTGAGCCAGCTGAAAACATAAGCCGATAAGAAATCATTTGCCTGAAGGTCTATCCTTCCAGAAACAGCACTTGCAGCAATAATTCCAAGAAAAAATGGGGTGATCAGACTCGAATAGACAAATATCGGTGTGTATATTTTTTGCATGTCGTCTTCTACCGCATCATAGTTTCTGAAGACAAAAGCTGTTCCGCGGGCAATGATACCCAGCAACATGCAGACAAGGGGAATATGAAGGTATACAGAAACAGTAGTGTATATTTTAGGAAAGCCTACAAAGAGAATCACAACGGCGATAATGAGCCACATGTGATTGGCTTCCCATATCGGGCCAATCGCATCGTACATTGTTTTTCTGGTTCTGTCTTTATTTCCTTTAGCGGTAAATAACTCAATAATTCCGGCACCGAAATCGGCTCCTCCCAGAAGGATGTACAATAAAATGGCGGTCCAGAGAAAAATAATAACAACGTATATCATAGAACTAGCTTTTAGGAACTT
This region of Pedobacter steynii genomic DNA includes:
- a CDS encoding cytochrome d ubiquinol oxidase subunit II translates to MIYVVIIFLWTAILLYILLGGADFGAGIIELFTAKGNKDRTRKTMYDAIGPIWEANHMWLIIAVVILFVGFPKIYTTVSVYLHIPLVCMLLGIIARGTAFVFRNYDAVEDDMQKIYTPIFVYSSLITPFFLGIIAASAVSGRIDLQANDFLSAYVFSWLNWFSIAVGVFTVSICGFLATIFIIGQTDNESDRKHFTRKARRTIFIVMACGALVFLAAYLEQIPLFSWIFGDTPGLIAIIAASISLVIMFFILERDQPIMLRLLAGFQVSMILFAATYSHFPDIVLLKNGTNLSLLTHQGQTKTIDSLAYALLIGSIFILPALFYLIYIFTKRKDVSSAH